AATCATCATGGACAGTTATCATACAGTGAGTTGCAGAGTGGTATATGCATATTATTTATCAGGATAGGGTGGGGAGGGTGTCAAACCCTGGAAATAAGCACTTCACATTCAGTCATCAAGCCAATCACAGCTTTACCCAACATCAAGTGGTCCATGTCTTGGACAAGTTCACTCATCAGGACACCCAGTCAACTGGGCCCACTCCAATTTCAAGTGGAGGAAAAGATTATCAAGGATCATGTTGGTGTCGGCCTATTGCTCCAAACAGCAGGAAGGCCTTTGGGTGTTTGCTATACTGATAAAAGGCCATTTAGGACGATATTTATACCTAGAAAAAGTAAAGGGAGCAGGAGTATCAGTTGCCAGTATATGTACATAACCACACACCCACAGTACAACATCTCCATCAATAGTCACAACCAGCAGCCTATCAGGCGTTTCTCCGGGAGTTACTGGTGGCGGATGAGCGGCCTGTCTCATGGTCTGGTCTGTATTTGAGCCAGCAGATCAACCATGTGACGACCACCGAGAACATGGCCAGGATGCTGGCTACCGACAAGCAAATGGGTCCCGCGGGCGAGGGAGGAATGCTGTGACTATGCACAAAGATCAGGCCCATGAAGAGCAACACCAGCATGGACAGAAAGGAGAAGATCACGCACACGCAGCCGGTGGTCAGTGCCACTCTCTTGCAGCTCTGACAGCTGTCGTAGCGCACTGAGTCCTGGGAGAGGGTCGTGGCCGTAGACACGGTGGTGGACGGAGTCGCCTGGCTGGTGCTGGATGTCCCCGATGCCTCCTCCCGGCGGAGGGCGACGAGAGCCGGGTGCAGCGGGGGAGGGTACGGCGGCAAAGCGTCCTGAGGCAGGGGGTCCGAATCGATGTAGAGCGGAAAATCCTCCGTCACCTTGGTGTTGTTGGGCAGGTTCTGTATCCGATAATCCGGCACTGGAGTCCGGTGGCGACAGACGGGGCAGCTGATGCGCCATGGCCGCTCCTCCCGGAGGTGAAGCGTGTTCAGGCACTCCTCGCAGAACGTGTGCAGGCACTCTAGGATCTTAGGAGCCCGGCGGTCAAGGTCGAAATAATTGTAACAGATTTTGCATTCGTACTCCTCGTAGGGAAACGCCGAGGAGGCCTCGCCGGGGGGTTCCGCTCCGTTTGATGCCAAATCTACCTCTGCCATGTCATCTTTCGCCATTCACATTCTCCGGTGAACACAAAGGGAGCTGGCGGACAGATGCTGATGACGGCGCACGTCTCTCCTCCTcgccccctcctctcctccctgttcATTGAAACGCCATCATCCCCGCAGAcattgttgatgtgtttttataatcCCCACAGCGTCCTTTATGAAGAGCGGGGCGCCTGCTTCTCTAGTCTGAATGATCGGGATCCcggttaaatattaaaaagctCTCGTTTCGTGTTCGGCTGTGTGGGAACGGATGATGTAATGGTGGTGACTCCGATGCTAGGGCTCATCCATCCAGAGAGTCCGAGCATcccacaaacagagagagagagagagagagacagaggagagagagagagagaggcggcgGTGTGTCGCCTCAGAGTCCAgttaaagagaaagagagagaatatgtgtgtaggtgtgtgtgtgtgtgtgtgtgtgtgtgtgtgtgtgtgtgtgtgtgtgtgtgtgtgtgtggtccaggtattcctcatgttgtggggacataaatctataaatctgtttacacagtcatgttgtggggactcgcttTCCTTATGggaacaaaaagcaagtcccttTAAcgtaaatcattcattttagggtgaagacttggtttaaagttaaggtaacGTTAGAGTtatgttaaaggggacctattatgctcatttccagctctttatttttttctgggaCTCCAccagagtagctttgcatgattcacagttcaaaaaactacagaaaaaaaatct
This is a stretch of genomic DNA from Thunnus albacares chromosome 6, fThuAlb1.1, whole genome shotgun sequence. It encodes these proteins:
- the LOC122983441 gene encoding E3 ubiquitin-protein ligase rnf152-B; this encodes MAKDDMAEVDLASNGAEPPGEASSAFPYEEYECKICYNYFDLDRRAPKILECLHTFCEECLNTLHLREERPWRISCPVCRHRTPVPDYRIQNLPNNTKVTEDFPLYIDSDPLPQDALPPYPPPLHPALVALRREEASGTSSTSQATPSTTVSTATTLSQDSVRYDSCQSCKRVALTTGCVCVIFSFLSMLVLLFMGLIFVHSHSIPPSPAGPICLSVASILAMFSVVVTWLICWLKYRPDHETGRSSATSNSRRNA